One window from the genome of Yarrowia lipolytica chromosome 1B, complete sequence encodes:
- a CDS encoding uncharacterized protein (Compare to YALI0B23342g, highly similar to uniprot|P53261 Saccharomyces cerevisiae YGR103w similarity to zebrafish essential for embryonic development gene pescadillo singleton, similar to Saccharomyces cerevisiae NOP7 (YGR103W); ancestral locus Anc_3.447), whose amino-acid sequence MGQIKKKHTAGAARNFITRTQAIRKLQVSLADFRRLCIFKGIYPREPRSKKKANKGSTAPVTFYYAKDIQYLLHEPVLDKFREHKTFAKKLTRALGRGDLHDAKRIDENRPRYHLDHIIKERYPTFMDALRDIDDALSMLFLFAALPASDDVSARLVSEAEAICTQWMAFVARERLVRKVFVSIKGVYYSANIRGVEVMWLVPFRFPQNIPADIDFRVMLTFLEFYTTLLHFVLYKLYNENGLVFPPIINSTKLSGVGGINAYVLESRQNAGVVPQIEGNSEAKVENVSAAVLSKAAKADAGEEEEVEEEEEVEDDGLDSFSAEKGDALAQPTFNSTAGQLFSNFTIFIGREVPLDIIEFLIIAFGGKVISESAMDELIDNEDETRGNVIDEKTLKQKFNLASVTHQITDRPTLREKVPGRTYVQPQWVFDSINEGKLLPVSEYAPGERLPAHLSPWGDAGTYDPTADVSDASDDDEDDEDIEVAPEDYDKDDEEEEAEAEAKQHQRELEAEAKGTKADPAAAPKKAKRKADKMTKAEKQEEEDKKLRMIMMSNKQKKLYKKMQYSNDKKSDREAELKKRRKLNEKKEKR is encoded by the coding sequence atGGGCCAGATCAAGAAAAAGCATACCGCTGGAGCCGCTCGAAACTTCATCACTCGAACTCAGGCTATCCGAAAGCTACAGGTCTCGCTTGCCGACTTCCGACGGCTCTGTATCTTCAAGGGTATCTACCCTCGAGAGCCCCGAagcaagaagaaggccaacaAGGGATCCACAGCTCCCGTCACCTTCTACTACGCCAAGGACATTCAGTACCTTTTGCATGAGCCCGTTCTCGACAAGTTCCGAGAGCACAAGACctttgccaagaagctgaccCGAGCTCTTGGTCGAGGCGATCTTCATGATGCCAAGCGAATCGACGAGAACCGACCTCGATACCATTTGGACCATATCATCAAGGAGCGATACCCCACTTTCATGGACGCTCTGAGAGATATTGACGATGCTCTGTCCATGCTGTTCCTTTTCGCCGCTTTGCCTGCTTCCGACGACGTTTCTGCTCGACTTGTTTCCGAAGCCGAGGCCATTTGCACCCAGTGGATGGCCTTTGTTGCCCGAGAACGACTTGTGCGAAAAGTGTTTGTTTCCATCAAGGGAGTCTACTACTCTGCCAACATTCGAGGAGTCGAGGTCATGTGGCTCGTGCCCTTCCGATTCCCCCAGAACATTCCTGCCGATATTGACTTCCGAGTCATGCTGACATTCCTCGAGTTCTACACCACCCTACTGCATTTCGTTCTCTACAAGCTTTACAATGAGAACGGTCTTGTTTTCCCTCccatcatcaactccaccaagcTCAGTGGTGTTGGAGGTATCAATGCGTACGTGCTGGAGTCTCGACAGAACGCCGGTGTTGTCCCCCAGATTGAGGGTAACTCCGAGGCAAAGGTCGAGAACGTGTCTGCTGCCGTTCTGTCCAAGGCTGCTAAGGCTGATGCcggcgaggaggaggaggttgaggaagaggaggaagtcGAGGACGACGGACTGGACTCCTTCTCCGCCGAGAAGGGTGACGCCCTTGCCCAGCCCACATTCAACTCTACCGCCGGTCAGCTCTTCTCTAACTTCACTATCTTCATTGGTCGAGAGGTTCCCCTTGATATCATTGAGTTCCTGATCATCGCATTTGGAGGAAAGGTCATTTCTGAGTCTGCCATGGACGAACTCATCGACAATGAGGACGAGACCCGAGGTAACGTCATTGATGAGAAGACTCTTAAGCAGAAGTTCAATCTCGCCAGCGTCACTCACCAGATCACAGATCGACCCACTCTTCGAGAGAAAGTCCCTGGTCGAACGTACGTTCAGCCCCAGTGGGTCTTCGACTCCATTAATGAAGGAAAGCTTCTTCCCGTTTCTGAGTACGCCCCTGGAGAGCGTCTCCCTGCCCATCTTTCCCCCTGGGGAGATGCTGGTACTTACGATCCTACCGCTGATGTTTCTGATGCttctgatgatgatgaggatgatgaggacATTGAGGTTGCTCCTGAAGactacgacaaggacgatgaggaggaagaggccgaggccgaggctaAGCAGCACCAGCGAGAGCTTGAGGCTGAGGCTAAGGGCACCAAGGCTGACcccgctgctgctcccaagAAGGCTAAGCGAAAGGCTGATAAGATGACCAAGGCTGAAAAacaggaagaggaggacaagaagctcagAATGATCATGATGTccaacaagcagaagaagctgtacaagaagatgCAGTACtccaacgacaagaagagcGACCGAGaggccgagctcaagaagcgacGAAAGCTcaacgagaagaaggagaagagatAA
- a CDS encoding uncharacterized protein (Compare to YALI0B23452g, no similarity): MYSHPRLNPSPTQNYILHSTAAHSMDFLLLEATHRLKTQFNPVDIKLNRTQYDSRDEIVGSFTVHRLTPRLLSSIEFNESLIEFYLIGTHQYKKQKKEVIKEKIKFTYTSTSTDYLHYSFVHNLNVKAPTLYNGDAMVSYKLALEVKDRAKDPRLSCFYPIKVDLTTSESDLDPQDLASRKFQFSLYSLKVHPITKENSYFELTSLTCPGPVVKTVSYKLYAVTNGSRQRISKGEVELRKPLSDMKIPIHLKSMPPASFETELISHTFFLEVKIKGQSKDSSSKVSVPVDVFAIKSDPSPPPYAL; this comes from the coding sequence ATGTACAGCCATCCCCGTCTGAATCCATCACCCACTCAGAACTACATCCTACACTCCACAGCAGCACATTCCATGGATTTCCTGCTACTCGAAGCCACCCACAGACTAAAGACACAGTTCAACCCCGTCGACATCAAGCTCAACCGAACCCAATACGACTCCAGAGATGAAATCGTTGGCAGCTTCACCGTTCACAGGCTCACTCCCCGCCTTCTCAGCTCGATAGAATTCAATGAGAGTCTCATTGAGTTCTACCTCATTGGCACTCATcagtacaagaagcagaagaaggaggttatcaaggagaagatcaagtTCACTTACACATCTACCTCGACTGATTATCTACATTACTCATTTGTTCACAATCTAAACGTCAAAGCGCCCACTCTATATAATGGAGATGCCATGGTTAGCTACAAACTCGCCCTGGAAGTCAAAGATCGAGCCAAAGACCCTCGGTTGTCCTGCTTCTACCCCATTAAAGTGGACTTGACGACTTCTGAAAGCGATCTCGACCCTCAAGACCTTGCATCTCGAAAGTTCCAGTTCTCACTGTACAGCCTAAAAGTGCACCCAATCACAAAGGAGAACAGCTACTTTGAACTCACGTCACTAACGTGTCCAGGCCCTGTTGTCAAGACTGTTTCCTACAAGTTGTATGCTGTCACAAACGGTTCGAGACAAAGGATCTCAAAAGGCGAGGTTGAGCTAAGAAAGCCATTGTCTGACATGAAGATTCCCATCCACCTCAAGTCTATGCCTCCTGCGAGCTTTGAGACTGAGCTTATCAGTCACACtttcttcttggaggtCAAAATCAAGGGTCAGTCTAAGGACAGCTCTAGCAAAGTAAGTGTTCCTGTTGATGTCTTCGCCATCAAGAGTGACCcgtctccaccaccttACGCTCTTTAG
- a CDS encoding uncharacterized protein (Compare to YALI0B23364g, similar to Saccharomyces cerevisiae PCP1 (YGR101W); ancestral locus Anc_3.445, weakly similar to uniprot|P53259 Saccharomyces cerevisiae YGR101w weak similarity to B.subtilis YqgP singleton), with amino-acid sequence MNFFRGNIVLGRLAPGFWKSTQTLGSTSNPIVKNVVGPTPGQINTMFRQMQRLGKRGGIADMLKETRGKFNALRNDTKTFAYNTKGLFTARPFTNFAYGDGARWIYPGGDPTKYILAKALAFSIGTIVVSYFAFPLLFKYTPIGVFAQRPDWMISAIIGVNAAFFLLWKSGNPWIIRFMFENMLLKTGPGFRPAQLIGSAFSHQEFWHFFVNMFVLYQFGIPVAMTMGSAWFCHMYMTSVVVSSFTSLLVPSLLGRAIMSLGASGAIFSVVGVFCSVFPDATIGFFFVPLPFGAWWFFLGSIAMNVGGIVGRWGRYDYAGHLGGSLSGLYFGWRVNQFRSEMRERMKRRGYPGFNF; translated from the coding sequence ATGAACTTCTTCAGAGGCAACATCGTTCTGGGGAGACTGGCTCCTGGTTTCTGGAAGAGTACTCAGACTCTGggctccacctccaaccccaTTGTCAAGAATGTGGTCGGTCCTACCCCTGGCCAGATCAACACCATGTTCCGGCAGATGCAACGACTTGGCAAGCGGGGTGGCATTGCTGACATGCTGAAGGAGACCCGAGGCAAGTTCAATGCCCTGAGGAACGATACAAAGACGTTTGCATACAACACAAAGGGCCTCTTCACGGCTCGACCCTTCACCAACTTCGCTTACGGCGATGGTGCCCGATGGATTTACCCCGGAGGTGATCCCACCAAATACATTCTGGCCAAAGCTCTGGCCTTCTCTATCGGTACCATTGTTGTCTCTTACTTTGCCTTTCCTCTGTTGTTCAAGTATACACCCATTGGCGTGTTTGCGCAGCGGCCTGACTGGATGATCTCTGCCATCATCGGTGTCAATGctgccttcttcttgctgTGGAAGTCCGGTAACCCCTGGATCATCCGATTCATGTTCGAGAACATGCTTCTCAAGACCGGGCCCGGTTTCCGACCTGCTCAGCTTATTGGATCAGCCTTCTCCCACCAGGAGTTCTGGCATTTCTTCGTTAACATGTTTGTGCTCTATCAGTTTGGTATCCCTGTTGCTATGACCATGGGATCTGCCTGGTTCTGCCACATGTACATGACCTCTGTTGTTGTCTCTTCTTTCACCTCCCTGCTCGTGCCTTCTCTGCTCGGCCGAGCAATTATGTCTCTGGGTGCCTCGGGAGCCATCTTctccgttgttggtgttttcTGTTCCGTCTTTCCTGACGCCACTATTGGTTTCTTCTTCGTTCCTCTGCCTTTTGGCGCATGGTGGTTCTTCCTCGGTTCCATCGCCATGAACGTTGGAGGTATTGTTGGAAGATGGGGTCGGTACGATTATGCTGGACACTTGGGTGGATCCCTGTCTGGTCTGTACTTTGGCTGGAGAGTTAACCAGTTCCGATCCGAGATGCGAGAACGAATGAAGCGACGAGGATACCCCGGTTTCAACTTTTAA
- a CDS encoding uncharacterized protein (Compare to YALI0B23386g, no similarity) has protein sequence MRENMVSSESGIGSAALLKMGASFFETFWRVSEVISSEEWSECDRSSSVDHWFSGLFITLRMCFWSFILMNPSDEKWIPREEAILTALCDTRAILSIFVFVVVGLLFFGFRSCSPQVRDGLVSAKDGDVEGYRSEWPPPPYYKVQERRVIESTTIALSPYIELLAISTCKCCCKTRQVLVQVRVQYVHTTQYSKYPNYINRLSLQAHNVSPVHSSTSTYKHLFLFYNNIIH, from the coding sequence ATGAGAGAAAACATGGTCTCATCGGAATCAGGCATTGGCAGTGCAGCACTCTTGAAGATGGGTGCCAGCTTTTTTGAGACCTTCTGGAGGGTCTCTGAGGTGATTTCGTCAGAAGAGTGGTCTGAATGCGACAGAAGTTCATCTGTGGACCATTGGTTTTCCGGGCTGTTCATAACCTTGAGGATGTGCTTTTGGTCCTTCATTTTGATGAATCCATCGGATGAGAAGTGGATTCCCCGCGAAGAGGCCATCTTGACAGCATTGTGTGACACTCGGGCGATTCTAAGCATTttcgtgtttgtggtggtgggattGCTCTTTTTTGGCTTCAGATCATGCAGCCCACAGGTTAGAGATGGCTTAGTAAGCGCTAAAGATGGAGACGTGGAAGGATATCGGAGTGAGTGGCCCCCGCCCCCCTACTATAAAGTGCAGGAGAGGCGTGTGATTGAGAGCACGACGATTGCGTTGAGCCCCTACATCGAGCTGTTGGCCATCTCGACATGCAAATGCTGTTGTAAGACACGacaagtactggtacaggtacgagtacagtatgtacatactacacAGTACAGCAAGTATCCTAATTACATCAATCGCCTGTCATTACAAGCCCACAACGTGTCGCCGGTACAttccagtacaagtacatacaagcatttatttttattttataatAACATAATACATTAG
- a CDS encoding uncharacterized protein (Compare to YALI0B23430g, similar to Saccharomyces cerevisiae FMS1 (YMR020W); ancestral locus Anc_2.567, weakly similar to uniprot|P31225 Candida albicans Corticosteroid-binding protein), whose product MSSAIIVGGGIAGLRAANVLKSHGLKVTILEGRDRVGGRILTETEPFMHEMGASWFHSTATNNLMPLLKTLNIEGYFDDSSVVALTEHGPAKGSGGNVKNEFVAWAHNYFKLNPTAEDMSAKKLYQKYAESVSHIDSEAKEQGYAVARFFEIPFGMPFSEISGKAVSGAGGSRPRDLYILNGYTKVIDWLKKEIADDIKLGVDVSAIEKTSSGYKVTTSKGDYTADAVIVAAPLNVLKRGDISLPSDVSKVSQALQHMSYGGMSKIYLTFDKPFWDTSVDQFHYIPSENAKEAVLNQPFVIVNLAASGKAQGLCFLTSKETSDLLEKTSTKDDIVNLIKPVLSVLGYKDEKPTFVERTTWTQDKYAGNGTFSSTKVGDDRGAWLEAVHAVSGNLQFAGEHCAFDNAGAADGAFDSGSVAAKKILEGLKVAYKNDNFAKL is encoded by the coding sequence ATGTCTTCAGCAATTATCGTCGGAGGAGGAATTGCCGGTCTGCGGGCCGCAAATGTGCTCAAATCACACGGACTCAAGGTAACTATCCTGGAAGGACGAGACCGAGTGGGAGGACGTATCCTGACCGAGACCGAACCGTTCATGCACGAGATGGGGGCTTCATGGTTCCATTCGACGGCTACCAACAACTTGATGCCTTTGCTGAAGACTCTCAACATTGAAGGTTACTTTGACGACTCTTCTGTTGTTGCTCTTACCGAGCACGGACCTGCTAAGGGCTCTGGAGGAAACGTCAAGAACGAGTTTGTTGCATGGGCTCATAACTACTTCAAGCTCAATCCTACCGCCGAGGATATGAgcgccaagaagctgtaCCAGAAGTACGCCGAGAGTGTCTCCCATATTGActccgaggccaaggagcagggCTACGCTGTGGCTCGATTCTTTGAAATCCCCTTTGGAATGCCTTTCTCCGAGATCTCCGGCAAAGctgtttctggagctggaggatcCCGACCTCGAGATCTGTACATTCTCAATGGCTACACCAAGGTCATTGACtggctcaagaaggagattgctGACGATATTAAGCTCGGCGTCGATGTTTCGGCCATCGAGAAGACCTCCAGTGGCTACAAGGTGACTACATCCAAGGGTGACTACACTGCCGACGCCGTCATCGTGGCAGCTCCTCTCAATGTACTCAAACGGGGCGACATTTCTTTGCCCTCTGATGTCTCCAAGGTCTCTCAGGCTCTTCAGCACATGTCATACGGAGGAATGAGCAAGATCTACCTCACCTTCGACAAGCCCTTCTGGGACACTTCAGTTGACCAGTTCCATTACATTCCTTCCGAGAATGCTAAAGAGGCCGTTCTGAATCAACCCTTCGTGATTGTCAACCTGGCTGCCTCCGGAAAGGCTCAGGGTCTGTGCTTCCTGACTTCCAAGGAGACCTCtgatctgctggagaagacctCAACCAAGGATGACATAGTCAACCTCATCAAGCCTGTGCTTTCTGTTCTGGGCTACAAAGACGAGAAGCCAACCTTCGTGGAGCGAACCACCTGGACTCAGGACAAGTATGCTGGCAACGGTACCTTCTCTTCTACCAAGGTTGGTGACGATAGAGGAGCTTGGCTTGAGGCTGTGCATGCGGTCTCTGGTAACCTCCAGTTTGCTGGTGAGCACTGCGCTTTTGATAATGCGGGAGCTGCTGACGGAGCCTTTGACAGTGGCAGTGTGGCCGCCAAAAAGATACTGGAGGGGCTCAAGGTGGCATACAAGAACGACAACTTCGCCAAGCTCTAA